From the genome of Gemmatimonadales bacterium, one region includes:
- a CDS encoding sigma-70 family RNA polymerase sigma factor, with translation MCIPCYPDVTKPTIRTLALVARRTGMAFDLDGLYRTTYDAVVRFLYRKVWDADRAEDLAQEVFMRALAHQPEKPRSWVFAVAANIARDEARAAIRRRKHLVLLTHEPIASPAKNSDVEDGMDHEEQEAEVKRALATLSPRDREVLLLWDAGMSYPEIAEQTGLAVGAVGTTLARARKRLVAAHDMMEEHRVEQRRATAHS, from the coding sequence GTGTGCATTCCCTGCTACCCGGACGTCACCAAACCGACTATTCGTACACTTGCACTTGTAGCCAGGAGAACCGGAATGGCGTTCGATCTGGATGGCCTGTACCGGACAACCTACGATGCCGTCGTTCGCTTCCTCTACCGCAAGGTGTGGGATGCGGATCGAGCCGAGGATCTCGCCCAGGAAGTTTTCATGCGGGCGCTGGCACACCAACCTGAAAAACCACGCTCCTGGGTCTTCGCGGTGGCGGCCAATATCGCCCGCGACGAAGCCCGGGCTGCGATCCGCCGTCGCAAGCATCTGGTGCTCCTGACGCACGAACCGATCGCGTCACCGGCCAAGAACTCGGATGTGGAAGACGGCATGGATCACGAGGAGCAGGAAGCGGAAGTGAAGCGCGCGCTGGCCACGCTGTCGCCGCGCGATCGCGAAGTGCTCCTTCTCTGGGACGCCGGGATGTCATATCCCGAGATCGCCGAACAGACAGGTCTTGCCGTCGGAGCCGTTGGCACCACCCTGGCCCGGGCGCGCAAGCGACTCGTGGCCGCCCACGATATGATGGAGGAACACCGGGTTGAGCAACGTCGTGCGACCGCACATTCCTGA